The window TCCTGCTTCCCACAGACGCTCCCAGAATCGTCACCCAGGCAGGCAGTTGGCTTGGCCCCAACCTGGTCTGGACACGTGTCCCCCGCTCCTCTCCCCGCTGGCGTTTGGCCGTCCTCCTGGGCAGCGCCTCCCCCACCCACCGGCCCCAGGATGGGCGAGTTTGGGGAGAAGTCGACAACATGTGGCACCGTCTGCCTCAAGTACCTGCTCTTCACCTTCAACTGCTGCTTCTGGGTGAGCAGTGGGCACCCCCCTCCCCGACCTCGGAGGAGTCTGGCCGGGGGTCCACGCCCGGGGCCGGATGTGCTGACCGGTGTGCACTGCCCGCAGCTGGCTGGTCTGGCCGTCATGGCCGTGGGCATCTGGACGCTGGCCCTCAAGAGTGACTACATCAGCCTGCTGGCCTCGGGCACCTACCTGGCCACAGCCTACATCCTGGTGGTGGCGGGCATTGTTGTTATGGTGACCGGGGCGCTGGGCTGCTGTGCCACCTTCAAGGAGAGGAGGAACCTGCTGCGTCTGGTCAGCAGGGCTTGCCGcactgagggtgggggtggggctcccTGCCAGGTTGCTTGGGGTTGGTTCTGGGTTAGGAGGGCTTAGAAGGGAATGATGGGTGAGACTGCAGGACAGACAGACTCTGCTGTGCTCACCTGGGAGGGGCTCCTTGCCCACCTGAGGGTCCCCGTATCCCAGCTGGGCCAGCAGAGGCATGACGCCTGAGGAGGAGCACTGGGAGGCCTGGGGGTCTCCCAGGCCTCACCTGCTGCCGGGGGCCCCCACTGTGTGGCCACTTGGCAGCTGAGGGCAGTGGCTCCGCTCTGCCATGCCTGGCGCTGGGCGTCCTCACGGAATGGGGGTGTCCACGCCCCAGCCCACCTGACTGAGTCCCTGCGCCTCCCTCAGTACTTCGGCCTGCTCCTCATCATCTTTCTGCTGGAGATCATTGCCGGGGTCCTGGCCTACGTCTACTACCAGCAGGTGAGGGCTGGGACAGGCCATGTGAGGACGTGGACGTGCAGGAGACGTACACGTACACGTAGGGACACGGACACCCATGCACtgggccacacacacacaggcagggcATGCATGTGAAGACCTGCCGTGTAAGGGTACAATGTGTAGGCTAGGAAGGACAGAGACAGTAAGGCTGCAGTGCTGAGCCTCGCGTCCTCAGGCCCTGGAGAGGGGGCGGGGTCACAGGTGGAGGGTGGGCCACAGGCATGGCCAGCTGGCCCTCCGCACCCAAGCTGCCTCTCGGCTGAGGCAGGTGTCCAGGGAATCTGGAGTGCCTTCCCTGCCGCCGACCCTGCCCACGGCCATCTGGGTGACTCCCAGCCACCTGGCCCCCACAACCACCTGTCTGAGCCAGCATCCAACGCCCATTCCCTGACCCCAGCCCTTCCCATAGTCCTCCTGCATGCCCCCCCTTTGCTGGTCTACGCCCactcccaccctgccccacctcgGAGTCTTCGACCAGGGCTGCAGCTGTCCCTCCCTCACCCCAGCTGAACGCAGAGCTCAAGGAGAACCTCAAGGGCACCATGACCAGGCGGTACCACCAGCCGGGCCACGAGGGCGTGACCAGCGCTGTGGACAAGCTGCAGCAGGAGGTGGGTGGCTGGGAGGCGCAGGGCGGGGCCTCCCCGGACCTCTGCGGGAGCCTTGCCACAGGGCTGAGGCCCGGGGCTCCGCCTGAGCTCTGTTCCTGTTGTAGTTCCACTGCTGCGGCAGCAACAACTCGCGGGACTGGCAGGACAGCGAGTGGATCCGCTCGGGCGAGGCGGACGGACGAGTGGTCCCCGACAGCTGCTGCAAGACCGTGGTGCCTGGCTGTGGGCGGCGGGACCACGCCTCCAACATCTACAAAGTGGAGGTAGGCCGGTGGGGGCCTGCTGAGCTGCCTGGGATGCTGGGTGGCCCCGTCCCCGAGGCGGCTGGAGGACTCGCCACCTTCAGCAGCCCCTCCACCCCTGCAGGGCGGCTGCATCACCAAGCTGGAGACCTTCATCCAGGAGCACCTGAGGATCATCGGGGCCGTGGGCCTGGGCATTGCCTgtgtacaggtgtgtgtgtggggggtgctgGGCATGGCCCGTGTGCCGTGTGTGTGGGGGGCTGGGCCTCGCCCGTGTGCAGGTGTGGTGTGCATGGGGGCTGGGCCTCGCCCGTGTGCCGTGTGTGTTGCGGGCCGGGGCTGACGTGCTCTCGCTGGCCCTGTGCTCAGGTGTTCGGGATGCTCTTCACCTGCTGCCTGTACAAGAGCCTGAAGCTGGAGCACTACTGAGCGTGTCCACGGGCACCCGCCCTCCGTGCGCTGCAGCTTCTCGCCATGCGTTGACTACTGACACTCCTGAGAGCCAGAGTGCTGCGGTCCAGGCGGCGACTCTGCCCCCTCCTCTACCAGGGAGACTGTTCCACTGCCTGGACCCCCACTGTGCCATCACCGTGCCCTCTGGGAACCCCCAAGCCCCAGAGGCAGCTTCAAGTGCCTTTAGCTACACACCAAAGTCCCAAGACCTAAGGTCAGCCCCACCGATCTGTTGGGCTGGGGGTTAACAACAAaggcccccctcccaccaccgtCTTCTTTGGGCTGAGATCATGGCCTTGGGGTGCTCCAGAAATGGGCTGGTGCAGGGAGCTGGGCAGCAGCAGGTGAGGAGGCCCCAGGTGCCTCCCCCAGGCCCCCGGGGTACCGGGCCTCCTCCTCAACCAGGGAAGAGCCCTCCGGGCCGGGCCTCGGCTGCTCCCCCGCTGACCGCTGTCTGCAGCCTCGTACTGAGTAGGTCACCGCTCTCACGCTCCCCCAGAGGCAGGACCCTGAGGGTTATAGTCACTGCTCTAGTCCATGCCTAGGACTGCTCTTGCTACTtgataggtgctcaataaatgtctgtgGAATGGATGGCTGAGATGACTTCGCTGACAGAAGTAGTTCTGGTCTCCAAGGGCTGTCACGTCGGCAGAGTGAACAGACCCACCCCCAGGGCCGCAAGAGGTGGACACAGGGCTCCATGGGATGGAGGCTGGGCCAGCTGCAGACAGGCCTCGCAGGAGCTCAGCTACTCCCTGGATGCAGGTCTGGTGATGCGGAAGAGCTCCGAGGGAGCGGGGCTGAGACCCCAGGGAGTGGGTGACTGGACCGCTTGTGGTTTCCAAAGGCCTGTATGGCCACCGCACAGGGACCAGG is drawn from Bubalus kerabau isolate K-KA32 ecotype Philippines breed swamp buffalo chromosome 5, PCC_UOA_SB_1v2, whole genome shotgun sequence and contains these coding sequences:
- the CD151 gene encoding CD151 antigen — protein: MGEFGEKSTTCGTVCLKYLLFTFNCCFWLAGLAVMAVGIWTLALKSDYISLLASGTYLATAYILVVAGIVVMVTGALGCCATFKERRNLLRLYFGLLLIIFLLEIIAGVLAYVYYQQLNAELKENLKGTMTRRYHQPGHEGVTSAVDKLQQEFHCCGSNNSRDWQDSEWIRSGEADGRVVPDSCCKTVVPGCGRRDHASNIYKVEGGCITKLETFIQEHLRIIGAVGLGIACVQVFGMLFTCCLYKSLKLEHY